In the Arthrobacter zhaoxinii genome, one interval contains:
- a CDS encoding aspartate kinase has protein sequence MSLIVQKFGGSSVADAEGIKRVAKRVVDTHAAGNEVVVVVSAMGDSTDELLDLAGQITTLNNAREMDMLLSAGERISMALLAMAINQLGGSAQSFTGSQAGMITDAIHGKARIIDVSPHRIKTAIERGDIAIVAGFQGISQESHDITTLGRGGSDTTAVALAAALSADVCEIYTDVDGIYTADPRVVSSAQKIEKISSEEMLELAASGAKILHLRCVEYARRFGVPLHVRSSFSSHEGTWVLPSPDDKIKIQEGEPLEQPIISGVAHDRSEAKVTVVGVPDIPGKAAEIFGIVAGANSNIDMIVQNVSTQGSGQTDISFTLPIIDGKEAIDALTAAKEQVGFDSIDYDEQIGKLSLIGAGMRSNPGVSHRFFEALHHAGVNIDMISTSEIRISVVTSAKLLDTAVRAVHAAFGLDGDSEATVYGGTGR, from the coding sequence ATGAGCCTGATAGTGCAGAAGTTCGGCGGGTCCTCCGTGGCCGATGCCGAAGGCATTAAGCGCGTGGCCAAACGCGTGGTGGATACCCATGCCGCCGGAAACGAAGTGGTGGTCGTGGTCTCCGCCATGGGTGACAGCACCGATGAACTGCTGGATCTGGCCGGCCAGATCACCACGCTGAACAATGCCCGCGAAATGGACATGCTGCTCAGCGCCGGGGAGCGCATCTCGATGGCGCTGCTGGCCATGGCCATCAACCAGCTCGGCGGGTCCGCGCAGTCCTTTACCGGCAGCCAGGCCGGCATGATCACCGATGCGATCCACGGCAAGGCCCGGATCATCGATGTTTCCCCGCACCGCATCAAGACCGCCATCGAGCGGGGCGACATCGCCATTGTGGCCGGCTTCCAGGGCATCAGCCAGGAAAGCCACGACATCACCACCCTGGGCCGAGGCGGCTCGGACACCACGGCCGTGGCCCTGGCCGCGGCGCTGTCCGCCGATGTCTGCGAGATCTACACCGACGTCGACGGCATCTACACCGCTGATCCCCGGGTGGTTTCAAGCGCCCAGAAGATCGAGAAAATCTCCAGCGAGGAAATGCTGGAACTGGCTGCCTCCGGCGCCAAGATCCTGCACCTGCGCTGCGTCGAATACGCCCGCCGGTTCGGTGTTCCGCTGCACGTCCGTTCGTCCTTCAGTTCCCATGAGGGAACCTGGGTGCTGCCCAGCCCCGATGACAAAATCAAGATTCAAGAGGGAGAACCCTTGGAACAGCCCATCATCTCCGGCGTCGCCCATGACCGCTCAGAAGCCAAGGTCACCGTGGTGGGTGTCCCGGACATTCCCGGCAAGGCCGCGGAGATCTTCGGCATCGTCGCCGGCGCCAACTCCAACATCGACATGATCGTACAGAACGTCTCCACCCAGGGCTCGGGACAGACGGACATCTCCTTCACGCTGCCCATCATCGACGGCAAGGAAGCCATCGACGCATTGACCGCCGCCAAGGAACAGGTCGGCTTCGACAGCATCGACTATGACGAGCAGATCGGCAAGCTCTCCCTCATCGGTGCCGGCATGCGCTCAAACCCGGGCGTCTCGCACCGCTTCTTCGAGGCCCTGCACCACGCCGGGGTGAACATCGACATGATCTCCACCTCCGAGATCCGGATCTCCGTGGTCACCAGCGCGAAGCTGCTGGACACGGCCGTGCGCGCGGTGCATGCGGCTTTCGGGCTCGACGGCGACAGCGAAGCCACGGTGTACGGCGGCACCGGGCGCTAG
- a CDS encoding ABC transporter ATP-binding protein, which yields METRTGTGVVAEGIRRSFGRVEAIRRMDFTAPAGEVTALIGPNGSGKTTLLLILASLLAPDGGSVRINGFDPLKNPLDVRAGMGWMPDTLGTWGSLTAREILVTVGGLYGIERSAAGERAAELLETVHLTDFADKPARVFSRGQQQRLSLARALIHNPSVLLLDEPASGLDPGSRVDLRVLLRRLAAAGKTVVVSSHVLSELDEMVDRAVFVARGETVKTQSLADAGAQERWYTIRSLNTGSLLRQIDEFHIPYRQRGGADRPEVQVRLTGETAAAQLLRSLVQADVAVTVFGPAGGALEETYMSLDADRR from the coding sequence ATGGAGACGAGAACCGGCACCGGTGTGGTCGCCGAGGGCATCAGGCGCAGTTTCGGACGCGTCGAAGCGATCCGCAGGATGGACTTCACGGCACCCGCAGGGGAAGTCACGGCCCTGATCGGTCCGAACGGGTCCGGCAAGACCACCCTGCTGCTGATTCTTGCGTCCCTGCTCGCCCCGGACGGCGGCTCGGTGCGGATCAACGGATTCGATCCCCTGAAGAACCCGCTCGACGTCCGGGCCGGGATGGGGTGGATGCCGGACACCCTGGGCACCTGGGGCTCCCTGACCGCCCGCGAAATCCTGGTGACGGTGGGCGGCCTCTACGGCATCGAGCGTTCCGCGGCCGGAGAGCGGGCTGCCGAGCTCTTGGAGACCGTCCATCTCACCGACTTTGCGGACAAGCCCGCCCGGGTGTTCTCCCGCGGCCAGCAGCAGCGGCTGAGCCTGGCCCGGGCGCTGATCCATAACCCGTCGGTCCTGCTGCTGGACGAACCGGCGTCCGGACTCGATCCGGGCTCACGGGTTGACCTGCGGGTGCTGCTGCGCCGGCTCGCTGCCGCCGGGAAGACGGTGGTGGTCTCCTCGCACGTGCTGTCGGAGCTGGACGAAATGGTGGACCGGGCGGTCTTCGTGGCCCGTGGCGAGACGGTGAAGACCCAGTCACTGGCCGACGCCGGTGCACAGGAACGCTGGTACACCATCCGGTCCCTGAATACCGGGTCGCTGCTGCGGCAGATCGATGAGTTCCACATCCCCTACCGCCAGCGGGGCGGAGCGGACCGGCCCGAGGTGCAGGTCCGGCTGACCGGTGAAACCGCCGCAGCACAGCTGTTGCGGTCACTGGTGCAGGCCGACGTCGCCGTCACCGTCTTCGGCCCCGCCGGCGGCGCGCTCGAGGAGACCTACATGAGTCTGGACGCTGACCGCCGATGA
- a CDS encoding ABC transporter permease — MSTQTLPAPALGFWSGVRSVFALEMKQRLRSRSWYVLLIVWFGVIGLVATLTALGSSAEVGPQGPVLYELMVGFILFFGLLLAPALSANAVNGDRAAGTLAVLQITLLRPGQILAGKWLASWVASMGFLVASIPFLLWALALGGVQPLSAVVAVVMLAVELGIVCAVGVGVSALAARPLFSIVVTYMLVALLGLGTLIAFALSGFLTEGTVKVNSSTYSYTADGTEEYTCSGPLTEIPVAHTERIAWILAANPFVVVADSTPSTAEPDRNGFPAAGVMEEISDTVRLAQAGPEYSMPCVNGEVRGTSQPDVPPIWPLGLMLQAALAALLVFLGRLRLRTPVRNLSAGTRIA, encoded by the coding sequence ATGAGTACGCAGACACTTCCTGCTCCCGCGCTTGGGTTCTGGTCCGGCGTGCGGTCGGTCTTCGCCCTGGAAATGAAGCAGCGGCTGCGCTCCCGCAGCTGGTATGTGCTGCTGATTGTCTGGTTTGGCGTGATCGGCCTGGTGGCCACGCTGACGGCTCTGGGATCCTCCGCTGAAGTCGGGCCGCAGGGCCCGGTGCTCTATGAGCTGATGGTTGGCTTCATCCTGTTCTTCGGGCTGCTGCTGGCGCCGGCTCTTTCCGCCAATGCGGTCAACGGCGACCGCGCCGCCGGCACGCTGGCCGTCCTTCAGATCACCCTTCTGCGCCCCGGCCAGATTCTTGCCGGTAAATGGCTGGCCTCCTGGGTCGCGTCCATGGGGTTCCTGGTTGCCAGCATTCCCTTCCTGCTCTGGGCGCTGGCCCTGGGCGGTGTCCAGCCACTGTCCGCAGTGGTTGCGGTGGTGATGCTGGCTGTGGAACTGGGAATCGTCTGTGCCGTGGGGGTGGGGGTGTCTGCTCTCGCCGCCCGGCCGCTGTTCTCCATAGTGGTCACCTACATGCTGGTGGCCCTGCTGGGGCTGGGCACGCTGATTGCGTTCGCGCTGAGCGGCTTCCTCACCGAAGGGACCGTCAAGGTCAACAGTTCAACCTATTCCTACACTGCTGACGGCACGGAGGAATACACCTGTTCGGGCCCGTTGACGGAGATACCCGTTGCGCACACGGAACGGATTGCCTGGATTCTTGCAGCGAACCCCTTCGTGGTGGTGGCCGATTCCACTCCCTCCACAGCGGAGCCGGACAGGAACGGGTTCCCCGCCGCTGGAGTGATGGAGGAGATCAGCGACACGGTGCGCCTGGCCCAGGCCGGACCGGAGTACAGCATGCCGTGCGTCAACGGCGAGGTCCGCGGGACCAGCCAGCCCGACGTACCGCCGATCTGGCCGCTGGGACTCATGCTCCAGGCCGCGTTGGCCGCGCTGCTGGTGTTCCTGGGCAGGCTCAGGCTGCGGACGCCGGTCCGTAACCTCTCCGCCGGAACCCGGATTGCCTAG
- the recR gene encoding recombination mediator RecR, with translation MYEGAVQELIDELGRLPGVGPKSAQRIAFHILESDPDDMKKLATAIVTVKDRVKFCTVCGNVTEQETCTICRDPRRDPTMICVVEESKDVIAVERTRSFRGRYHVLGGAINPIAGIGPDQLRIRELLSRLSDEQISEIIIATDPNLEGEATATYLVRMLKTLGIKVTRLASGLPVGGDLEYADEITLGRAFEGRRSMS, from the coding sequence GTGTACGAAGGTGCCGTTCAGGAACTCATTGATGAACTAGGCCGTCTTCCCGGCGTCGGGCCCAAGTCCGCCCAGCGCATCGCGTTCCACATCCTCGAGTCCGATCCCGATGACATGAAGAAACTGGCCACCGCCATTGTCACGGTCAAGGACCGGGTGAAGTTCTGCACCGTCTGCGGCAACGTCACGGAGCAGGAAACCTGCACCATCTGCCGCGACCCGCGGCGGGATCCGACCATGATCTGCGTGGTCGAAGAGTCCAAGGACGTGATTGCCGTGGAGCGTACGCGGTCCTTCCGCGGCCGCTACCACGTGCTCGGCGGGGCGATTAATCCCATCGCCGGCATCGGACCGGACCAGCTGCGCATCCGCGAACTGCTCAGCCGGTTGTCGGATGAACAGATCTCGGAAATCATCATCGCCACCGACCCGAACCTCGAAGGCGAAGCCACGGCAACCTACTTGGTGCGGATGCTCAAGACCCTGGGTATCAAGGTCACCCGTCTGGCCTCCGGGCTGCCGGTGGGCGGAGACCTCGAATATGCCGACGAGATCACCCTCGGCCGTGCCTTTGAAGGCCGCCGGAGCATGTCCTAG
- a CDS encoding DNA polymerase III subunit gamma and tau, with product MSTALYRRYRPESFADVIGQEHVTEPLMAALQKNRVNHAYLFSGPRGCGKTTSARILARCLNCAEGPTPVPCGKCDSCVELARNGSGSLDVIEIDAASHGGVDDARDLRERATFAPVRDRYKIFIIDEAHMVTSAGFNALLKIVEEPPEHIKFIFATTEPDKVIGTIRSRTHHYPFRLVPPEPLLAYLEKLCTQENVAVAPGVLSLVIRAGGGSVRDTLSVLDQLMAGAGPDGLDYELAVSLLGYTPVSLLDDVVDAVAAADAATVFRAVDRVIQTGQDPRRFVEDLLERFRDLIIVNAMPDSAATVLRGMPEDQISRMQTQATQLGSSELSRAADITNTALTEMTGATSPRLHLELLCARILLPAADQAERGTAARVDRLERRLSYAGDPTEAMGRAAAAASPVNTIPAAAPTASQAGSAPAVDEAPSAPRGIDVAATPVPDEAAATKTPAPEAAREDTKPAGSSLDWGGTWSTPAQTPAPAASQDSGQDSNGSRPAANRPAEAAPVSNAASSSAASSNGGAPSRPASAQQASAQQGPSQSAPAQQAPAQQAPAQQRPAPAGGQGAAAGAGQIEMIRRAWPEIMDALTSIRRATWLNVSKNSSPRAFDGKVLELAFTNPGAATNFNRPDHLDNLRKAIHQVLALDCQINPIHDSSASAGESGPKADSRRPPASAPAAKSPVASAPAAQVPAAPAPTASPAQQAQATVQPAAEKQQAQAVSAPATGSAPVAAPATPAETGSPVQAAPGAQVPGPAVGAPVNAATAALRRRAGNPAGGTNAAAGTSTGPGNAARGNSGRNGSTGGPAAGRSARSGGNRPSDEPWPDEPSDPFNDAPESNAWETAEAPVDVYSGGHLSDSEWASTDWAGTGSTSRPGSASDPRSGASSSPASSSPAPGAPAGAPAAGRPTSAPPSGLTAGPGTKTAPGSGPGAAAPVRTSTPPATAAPAAAGGAPNQPLSRYQKLLNEAAQRGGGAPVRGSGPVDSTYVEDVPSADDITLEDSGLVGRKAIERILGGRLIEERSLDGR from the coding sequence GTGAGTACAGCCCTTTACCGCCGCTACCGTCCCGAGAGTTTCGCAGACGTGATCGGCCAGGAGCACGTCACGGAGCCGCTGATGGCGGCCCTGCAAAAGAACCGCGTGAACCACGCGTACCTCTTCTCCGGCCCCCGCGGCTGCGGCAAGACCACCTCTGCGCGCATCCTTGCCCGGTGCCTGAACTGCGCTGAAGGCCCCACTCCCGTTCCCTGCGGCAAGTGCGACAGCTGCGTTGAGCTGGCCCGCAACGGTTCCGGAAGCCTCGATGTCATCGAAATTGACGCGGCCAGCCACGGCGGCGTCGACGACGCCCGCGACCTCCGGGAGCGCGCCACCTTCGCCCCGGTCCGGGACCGCTACAAGATCTTCATCATCGACGAGGCCCACATGGTCACGTCCGCCGGCTTCAACGCCCTCCTGAAGATCGTCGAAGAGCCGCCGGAACACATCAAATTCATCTTCGCCACTACGGAACCGGACAAGGTCATTGGCACCATCCGTTCCCGTACCCACCACTATCCGTTCCGCCTCGTTCCGCCGGAACCGCTGCTGGCATACCTTGAAAAGCTCTGCACCCAGGAAAATGTTGCGGTAGCCCCCGGCGTCCTCTCCCTCGTTATCCGCGCAGGCGGCGGATCCGTGCGCGACACCCTCTCTGTCCTTGACCAGCTCATGGCCGGAGCCGGCCCCGACGGCCTGGACTACGAACTGGCTGTCTCGCTGCTGGGTTACACCCCCGTGTCCCTGCTCGACGACGTCGTCGACGCAGTTGCCGCCGCTGATGCAGCTACCGTGTTCCGTGCCGTGGACCGCGTCATCCAGACCGGCCAAGACCCGCGCCGGTTCGTCGAAGACCTGCTGGAACGCTTCCGTGACCTGATCATTGTCAATGCCATGCCGGACAGTGCAGCCACCGTGCTCCGCGGCATGCCCGAAGACCAGATCAGCCGGATGCAGACCCAGGCCACCCAGCTGGGCAGCAGCGAGCTGTCCCGCGCCGCAGACATCACCAACACCGCGCTGACGGAAATGACCGGTGCCACGTCGCCGCGGCTGCACCTCGAGCTGCTCTGCGCCCGCATCCTGCTTCCGGCGGCGGATCAGGCCGAACGCGGAACGGCTGCCCGGGTGGACCGGTTGGAGCGCCGGCTCAGCTACGCAGGCGATCCCACCGAGGCGATGGGCCGCGCCGCGGCTGCAGCGTCTCCGGTGAACACCATTCCCGCGGCCGCACCCACGGCTTCGCAGGCCGGTTCGGCGCCTGCAGTAGACGAAGCTCCGTCGGCACCCCGGGGAATCGACGTTGCGGCAACCCCCGTCCCCGACGAAGCGGCAGCAACAAAAACCCCTGCTCCGGAAGCAGCACGGGAGGACACCAAGCCTGCCGGAAGTTCCCTGGACTGGGGCGGCACCTGGTCCACTCCTGCGCAGACACCTGCACCGGCTGCTTCGCAGGATTCCGGACAGGATTCCAACGGTTCCCGGCCTGCCGCCAACCGACCGGCCGAAGCGGCACCGGTATCCAATGCGGCGTCCTCCAGTGCGGCGTCATCCAACGGCGGCGCACCGTCCCGCCCGGCTTCTGCTCAGCAGGCCTCGGCCCAGCAAGGACCTTCACAATCGGCGCCCGCACAGCAGGCCCCCGCCCAGCAGGCCCCCGCACAGCAACGGCCGGCACCCGCCGGAGGACAGGGTGCCGCGGCCGGCGCCGGGCAGATCGAGATGATCCGCCGGGCCTGGCCGGAAATCATGGATGCCCTGACCAGCATCCGCCGTGCCACCTGGCTGAACGTCAGCAAAAACTCCAGCCCGCGCGCCTTTGACGGCAAGGTCCTTGAACTGGCCTTCACCAATCCAGGCGCTGCCACCAACTTCAACCGCCCCGACCACTTGGATAACCTGCGCAAGGCGATCCATCAGGTCCTGGCGCTGGACTGCCAGATCAATCCGATCCATGACAGCTCGGCGTCAGCGGGTGAGTCGGGCCCAAAAGCCGATAGCCGGCGACCGCCGGCATCCGCACCGGCCGCCAAGTCACCGGTAGCCTCGGCACCGGCTGCCCAAGTACCGGCTGCCCCGGCACCGACTGCCTCCCCCGCGCAGCAGGCCCAGGCGACTGTCCAGCCAGCAGCCGAAAAGCAGCAGGCCCAGGCAGTTTCCGCTCCGGCTACGGGTTCCGCTCCGGTGGCGGCCCCCGCTACCCCGGCGGAAACCGGCTCCCCCGTCCAGGCGGCGCCCGGCGCACAGGTGCCGGGACCCGCAGTAGGTGCACCGGTCAATGCGGCCACGGCTGCCCTCCGGCGACGCGCAGGTAACCCCGCCGGCGGGACGAACGCCGCTGCCGGAACCTCAACCGGTCCCGGAAACGCTGCCCGAGGCAACTCCGGCAGGAACGGCAGCACCGGCGGTCCCGCTGCCGGCCGTTCAGCACGGTCCGGCGGAAATCGTCCGTCGGATGAGCCGTGGCCGGACGAGCCGAGCGACCCGTTCAACGACGCACCGGAAAGCAACGCCTGGGAGACCGCCGAGGCACCCGTGGATGTTTACTCCGGCGGCCACCTTTCGGATTCCGAGTGGGCCAGCACTGACTGGGCCGGCACCGGATCAACCTCCCGGCCGGGGTCCGCATCGGATCCCCGGTCCGGCGCATCCTCATCACCGGCGTCGTCATCACCGGCACCGGGAGCGCCGGCAGGTGCCCCCGCAGCGGGGCGGCCGACGTCGGCCCCTCCCAGCGGATTGACCGCCGGGCCCGGGACCAAGACAGCACCGGGCAGCGGGCCAGGCGCAGCCGCGCCTGTGCGGACGTCCACTCCCCCGGCAACGGCGGCCCCCGCCGCCGCAGGCGGTGCACCGAACCAGCCGCTGAGCCGCTATCAGAAACTGCTCAACGAAGCTGCCCAGCGCGGCGGCGGTGCCCCCGTCCGGGGAAGCGGGCCAGTAGACTCGACCTACGTCGAAGATGTTCCCAGCGCGGATGACATCACGCTTGAAGACTCCGGTCTGGTGGGGCGTAAGGCGATCGAACGGATACTGGGCGGGCGCCTGATCGAGGAACGCAGCCTGGACGGACGCTAG
- a CDS encoding glucosamine-6-phosphate deaminase codes for MTLALYTVPDAAGLGALGASFVEVLLRDRPEPVLGLATGSSPVPVYRHLATRGLDLSRVRAFALDEYVGLPAGSEQSYAAVIDREVVRPLGLDPGRVAVPDGGAEDPAQAADAFERRLEQSGGVDLQLLGIGHNGHLAFNEPGSPLDSRTRVERLSETTRRANARFFPSLTEVPRFCITQGLGTIRRARHLLLLVRGKGKAGILERALTGPVDADCPASILQLHPRVTVIADEAAASGLEGREEILLPAEWDRTVGEHGPPGG; via the coding sequence GTGACGCTTGCCCTATATACAGTGCCCGACGCCGCCGGGCTTGGCGCGCTCGGCGCCTCCTTTGTAGAGGTGCTTCTGCGGGACCGGCCGGAACCCGTGCTCGGGTTGGCGACAGGGTCTTCGCCCGTGCCTGTCTACCGGCACCTGGCGACCCGCGGACTGGACCTGTCCCGGGTCCGGGCATTCGCCCTGGATGAGTACGTAGGACTGCCGGCGGGCAGCGAACAGTCCTATGCCGCCGTCATCGACCGGGAAGTTGTCCGCCCGCTCGGGCTGGACCCGGGGCGAGTAGCGGTGCCGGACGGAGGTGCGGAGGATCCGGCCCAAGCGGCCGACGCATTCGAACGCCGGCTCGAGCAGTCCGGGGGAGTCGACCTTCAGCTGCTGGGAATCGGGCACAACGGACACCTGGCTTTCAACGAGCCCGGGTCGCCGCTGGATTCGCGCACCCGCGTCGAGCGCCTGTCGGAAACAACGCGGCGGGCCAACGCCAGGTTCTTTCCCTCGCTGACTGAGGTTCCCCGCTTCTGCATCACGCAGGGACTGGGAACTATCCGGCGCGCGCGGCACCTGCTGCTGCTTGTGCGGGGAAAAGGTAAGGCCGGGATCCTGGAACGGGCACTGACCGGCCCGGTGGATGCGGACTGCCCGGCCTCCATCCTCCAGCTGCACCCGCGGGTCACGGTGATCGCTGACGAGGCCGCTGCCTCGGGGCTCGAAGGCCGGGAAGAAATCCTGCTGCCTGCTGAATGGGACAGGACAGTCGGGGAACACGGCCCGCCCGGCGGATAG
- a CDS encoding thioester domain-containing protein: MPTSEVEITMTGTGVGTAATGGIPPVGQAFDISSYPQDVPDGYEEDNPSFAGTILTADEEGNTQEMYCIDIRTSTYSGLGYESGTWGEANVPNVGYVNQVLNSYYPDQPGLPAEAADDSVRAAAVQAAIWFFSDGFVLQDTDPLRPLTQGIIDAVLAAGPLTEPPAPDVNIDPPVAAGPVDGATGPFTVTAGGDALLTVEAPEGFTLFADPEGTVPLAESVPSGTQVWVRNTAQTTDPAVITASAVVPVETGNVYLYVGNNPDVTEAQKLILAANAEIESNAQATAEFFVPGDLVVNKAFAGGGIGSQGAITLTVDCGPAGAFVFEIPAGTAAPVSNTVTDLPVGTVCAVTEEVTGSTVEVTVTPVLPEPVTIAEGENVLEVTNNVEFNPGSLVVAKTVTGSGAGLQDDIVLHVQCGDGLIDETFVIPVGTTAGTFTQLYEGIPAGVMCRVTEPTSGANEDVTVESTGTAEVTILPGQSQTLEVVNEYAPVPVTERLPRTGADGATVLGAVAGAAVLAGSLLVLGSTRRRHNS; the protein is encoded by the coding sequence GTGCCCACCTCCGAGGTTGAAATCACTATGACCGGAACCGGCGTGGGAACCGCCGCGACGGGGGGAATACCGCCCGTCGGGCAGGCATTTGATATCAGCAGCTACCCGCAGGACGTGCCGGACGGATACGAGGAAGACAATCCGTCCTTCGCCGGCACTATCCTCACTGCAGATGAAGAGGGGAATACCCAGGAGATGTACTGCATCGACATCCGTACCTCTACCTATTCAGGGCTCGGATATGAGAGCGGTACATGGGGCGAAGCCAACGTACCCAATGTGGGATACGTGAACCAGGTCTTGAACAGCTACTATCCCGACCAGCCCGGCCTTCCTGCGGAAGCGGCGGACGACAGCGTTCGTGCCGCAGCTGTCCAGGCAGCAATCTGGTTCTTCAGTGACGGTTTCGTCCTGCAGGACACCGATCCCCTCCGCCCGCTGACCCAGGGGATCATCGACGCTGTACTAGCTGCCGGACCCCTCACTGAACCGCCTGCTCCGGACGTTAATATCGACCCTCCCGTGGCAGCCGGGCCCGTAGATGGCGCCACCGGTCCCTTTACTGTCACCGCCGGCGGTGACGCATTGCTGACCGTGGAGGCCCCCGAGGGCTTCACCCTGTTCGCGGACCCCGAGGGAACCGTGCCTCTCGCCGAGTCGGTTCCCTCCGGTACCCAGGTCTGGGTACGCAATACTGCGCAGACCACGGATCCTGCTGTCATCACAGCCAGCGCCGTAGTGCCCGTTGAGACAGGGAACGTCTACCTCTACGTAGGCAACAACCCCGACGTGACGGAAGCGCAAAAGCTGATCCTGGCGGCAAACGCCGAGATCGAATCCAACGCCCAGGCGACGGCGGAGTTCTTCGTGCCGGGAGACCTGGTAGTGAATAAGGCGTTTGCCGGCGGAGGAATCGGTAGCCAGGGTGCCATCACCCTCACCGTGGACTGCGGCCCGGCGGGCGCCTTTGTTTTCGAGATTCCTGCGGGGACAGCTGCGCCGGTGAGCAACACCGTAACGGACCTTCCGGTTGGAACGGTGTGCGCGGTGACGGAGGAGGTAACCGGATCCACCGTGGAGGTCACGGTGACACCCGTCCTCCCGGAGCCGGTGACAATCGCTGAAGGCGAAAACGTCCTGGAGGTTACAAACAACGTGGAATTCAACCCGGGCAGCCTGGTCGTGGCGAAAACCGTGACCGGGTCCGGTGCGGGCCTGCAGGATGACATCGTGCTGCACGTCCAGTGCGGTGATGGGCTGATTGACGAGACGTTTGTGATCCCCGTAGGCACCACGGCCGGCACGTTTACCCAGCTGTACGAGGGTATTCCAGCGGGCGTGATGTGCCGGGTTACGGAGCCAACATCCGGGGCTAACGAAGATGTCACTGTGGAATCCACAGGCACAGCTGAAGTAACCATCCTGCCCGGACAGTCTCAAACCCTTGAGGTGGTCAATGAATACGCCCCGGTGCCGGTAACCGAACGGCTCCCGCGCACCGGGGCCGACGGCGCCACGGTGCTGGGCGCTGTGGCCGGCGCTGCAGTACTCGCCGGATCGTTGTTGGTCCTGGGATCAACGCGCCGGCGCCACAACAGCTAA